The nucleotide sequence CTGGTGCTGCTCGTCGCGCACGCGCTGGTGAGTTACCTCCAAACCTACTTCGGCGGCTGGCTGGGTCAGTACATCGTCCGCGACATCCGGGTGGACCTGTACAAGCATATTCTGAACCTGCGCCTCAAATTTTTTGACCGGACGCCAATCGGGGTGCTTACCACCCGCAATATCTCTGATGTTGAAACCCTCTCCGATGTGTTCAGCGAAGGATTGGCCGCCATGCTCGGCGACATCCTGCAGTTGGTCTTCATCATGGCCTTCATGTTTTACATCGACTGGCGGCTTACGCTGGTGAGTTTGTCGGTGATTCCGCCGTTGCTCTTCAGCACGTATGTGTTCAAGGAGAAGGTGAAGAAGTCGTTCCAGGAAGTGCGCACGGCCGTGGCCAACCTGAATGCCTTTGTGCAGGAGCACCTGACCGGCATGAACGTGGTGCAGATTTTCAACAACGAGCAGCGCGAATACCGTAAGTTCGAGGCGCTCAACCAAGAGCACACCCGCGCCAATATCCGGTCGGTGCTGTATTATTCCATCTACTTTCCGGTAGCCGAAGTGTTGGGTGCTGTGGGCGTTGGCTTGTTGGTATGGTATGCCGCCCAAGGGCAGATTGAAGGCACTATTTCCAAAGGCGCCCTCATTGCTTTTATCATGTACAACGCCCTATTCTTTCGGCCCATCCGCCAGATAGCCGACCGGTTCAACACCCTGCAGCTTGGCCTAGTGAGCACGGAGCGTTTGTTGAAACTGCTCGACAGCCAGGAGTACATTCCTAATAACGGTACGCTGGCCCCGGCCACGCTGCGCGGAGAAGTGGAATTCGAGAAGGTATGGTTTGCATACAACGAGGAAGAATGGGTGCTGCGCGACATCAGCTTCAAAGTGGAGCCTGGCCAAACTGTGGCGTTTGTGGGCGCTACTGGTGCCGGCAAAACCAGCATCATCAATTTGCTCAGCCGGTTCTACGATATCAACAAAGGCCATATTAAAGTGGATGGGCACGACTTACAGGAGTACGATTTGAGCGCCCTTCGGCGGCGCATTGGCGTGGTGTTGCAAGACGTGTTTCTCTTTGCCGGTACCATCCGCGACAATATCACACTGGGCAGCAAGGACATCACCGACGAGCAAATTTGGGAAGCAGCCGATCTGGTGGGTGCCCGCCGCTTTATCGAACGCCTTCCCGGCTCCCTCGACTACCCCGTGATGGAGCGCGGCGCTACACTGTCGGTAGGGCAGCGGCAGCTCATCAGCTTCGTGCGGGCCATGGTGTACCAGCCCGCCGTTATCATCCTCGACGAGGCCACTTCATCAGTCGATTCCGAAACCGAGGAGTTGATTCAGGCGGCCATTGAGAAGCTTATGCAAGGCCG is from Hymenobacter tibetensis and encodes:
- a CDS encoding ABC transporter ATP-binding protein, whose protein sequence is MVYVRPYQRIFYLLVFLTLAAAVLGTLRPFLIQRMVDVTIEENDWLGLNKMFGLLLVLLVAHALVSYLQTYFGGWLGQYIVRDIRVDLYKHILNLRLKFFDRTPIGVLTTRNISDVETLSDVFSEGLAAMLGDILQLVFIMAFMFYIDWRLTLVSLSVIPPLLFSTYVFKEKVKKSFQEVRTAVANLNAFVQEHLTGMNVVQIFNNEQREYRKFEALNQEHTRANIRSVLYYSIYFPVAEVLGAVGVGLLVWYAAQGQIEGTISKGALIAFIMYNALFFRPIRQIADRFNTLQLGLVSTERLLKLLDSQEYIPNNGTLAPATLRGEVEFEKVWFAYNEEEWVLRDISFKVEPGQTVAFVGATGAGKTSIINLLSRFYDINKGHIKVDGHDLQEYDLSALRRRIGVVLQDVFLFAGTIRDNITLGSKDITDEQIWEAADLVGARRFIERLPGSLDYPVMERGATLSVGQRQLISFVRAMVYQPAVIILDEATSSVDSETEELIQAAIEKLMQGRTALVIAHRLSTIQKADRIIVMDRGEIKESGRHDELLRQSGYYAQLYQMQYRDVLNADLKNEK